One genomic window of Bartonella sp. HY038 includes the following:
- a CDS encoding McrB family protein, whose protein sequence is MNIDILHKLFAKYTKKRAAAPTIKWKSDYSHTYERVKEYKEKLQNRYNLTVENDKDFLSELLKDDRNGVSTNGQSNITNDAFEYLINDTKFITIVQNLILNPNLDNYNALQQHGKSLLNEIKKSNAPLLFNRACASCTLDVSSVVHEEKLTKLVNFLIEKQIIEFPKDINQENWFEKNIYLVEKVRDAFADEIKNNAIDMFDINIFIWDIYEKEVSEICSVEEAIEYLDKRYPGTRDGTQYIKVYNTNNGKELALNSNQNKVTIYCDTFPPVVLNLTIKRHYAATETRNSNLNSRAKTLAEGKEAYLLSINSLEELEIFCDWYEGKLEIIQSPDVSLKNKNTDKSKLNQPLNRILYGAAGTGKTYHTINHALSIIENVTLDALNDENRETLKHRFDQYKEQGLIKFVTFHQSFSYEDFVEGIRAETNALGQLTYNIKSGIFKEICDLNIQDGLMLFQVATEFGDYTLNKITKELLEIEKPNGNIIHLSRDLINILLNAYRENKITANDFSEKQVIDKLGKNILLEPYLINGYNSILARLIPFLSEYLDAHSSKKQNYVLIIDEINRGNISRIFGELITLIEDTKRQGSEEELSVTLPYSKQEFFVPKNVYLIGTMNLSDRSLTGLDIALRRRFTFIEMPPKPELLKDVKIGNLNIGDLLDIMNKRIEVLLDRDHCIGHANFLSLKTTPSVEDLALIFKHKIIPQLQEYFFDDWSKINMVLNANGMLKQKDIEHAQLFSNIDIENGSFIEEQTIWEIDDRALQSIEAFSKILNS, encoded by the coding sequence ATGAATATAGACATTCTACATAAATTATTTGCAAAATATACGAAAAAACGTGCCGCTGCACCTACAATTAAGTGGAAAAGTGACTATAGCCACACTTATGAAAGAGTGAAAGAATATAAAGAAAAATTACAAAATAGATATAATTTAACCGTTGAAAATGATAAAGATTTTTTAAGTGAATTATTGAAAGATGATAGAAATGGCGTAAGCACGAATGGTCAATCTAATATCACCAATGATGCCTTTGAATATTTAATTAACGATACTAAATTTATAACTATTGTACAAAATCTAATATTAAATCCAAATCTTGATAATTATAATGCACTTCAGCAACATGGTAAATCATTATTAAACGAAATAAAAAAAAGCAATGCACCTTTGTTATTTAATCGTGCATGTGCTTCATGTACATTAGATGTTTCAAGCGTCGTGCATGAGGAAAAACTAACTAAACTTGTTAATTTTTTAATTGAAAAGCAAATTATTGAATTTCCAAAAGATATAAATCAAGAAAACTGGTTTGAAAAAAACATTTACTTAGTTGAAAAAGTCCGAGACGCTTTTGCAGATGAAATTAAAAATAATGCGATAGACATGTTCGATATAAATATTTTCATATGGGATATATATGAAAAGGAGGTGAGTGAAATTTGCTCCGTAGAAGAAGCAATAGAATATTTAGATAAAAGATATCCAGGAACTAGAGATGGAACTCAGTATATAAAAGTTTATAATACAAATAATGGAAAAGAGTTAGCTTTAAATTCCAACCAGAATAAAGTAACAATATATTGTGACACCTTTCCACCTGTAGTATTAAATTTAACAATTAAAAGACATTATGCTGCTACAGAAACAAGAAATAGTAATTTAAATTCACGCGCAAAAACTTTAGCAGAAGGCAAAGAAGCGTACTTATTAAGTATAAACAGCCTTGAAGAGTTAGAAATTTTTTGTGATTGGTATGAAGGTAAGTTAGAAATCATACAATCCCCTGATGTTTCTTTGAAAAACAAAAACACAGATAAAAGTAAACTAAACCAACCTTTAAACCGTATTTTATATGGCGCGGCTGGCACAGGTAAAACTTATCACACGATCAATCATGCTTTGTCCATTATTGAAAATGTAACATTGGATGCACTAAACGATGAAAATCGTGAAACTTTAAAACATCGTTTTGACCAATATAAAGAGCAAGGTTTAATCAAATTTGTCACCTTTCATCAAAGTTTTAGTTATGAAGATTTTGTCGAAGGCATACGTGCCGAGACAAATGCGCTTGGGCAATTAACATATAACATTAAGTCAGGCATTTTTAAGGAAATTTGCGACTTAAACATTCAAGATGGTTTAATGCTTTTCCAAGTGGCAACCGAATTTGGTGATTACACTTTAAATAAGATAACCAAAGAGTTGCTTGAAATAGAAAAACCTAATGGCAATATAATCCATCTATCACGCGATTTAATAAATATATTATTAAACGCATATAGAGAAAATAAAATCACCGCAAATGATTTTTCTGAAAAGCAAGTCATTGATAAATTGGGTAAAAATATATTGTTAGAGCCATATTTAATCAATGGCTATAATTCCATTTTGGCAAGATTAATCCCATTTTTAAGTGAATATCTCGACGCTCATTCTAGTAAAAAGCAAAACTACGTTTTAATCATTGATGAAATCAATCGTGGCAATATCTCGCGTATTTTTGGGGAATTGATAACGCTTATTGAGGATACAAAGCGCCAAGGATCGGAAGAAGAGCTATCAGTAACGCTGCCATATTCTAAGCAAGAATTTTTTGTGCCTAAGAATGTTTATCTTATTGGTACAATGAATTTATCTGATCGCTCTTTGACTGGTTTGGATATTGCTTTACGTCGTCGTTTTACTTTTATCGAAATGCCTCCAAAGCCAGAGCTATTAAAAGACGTTAAAATTGGTAATTTGAATATTGGTGATCTTTTAGACATCATGAATAAGCGTATTGAAGTTCTATTAGACCGCGATCATTGTATTGGTCATGCTAATTTCTTGTCCCTAAAAACAACACCATCAGTTGAAGACTTAGCTCTCATATTCAAACATAAAATCATTCCACAACTTCAAGAATATTTTTTCGATGATTGGTCAAAGATCAACATGGTTTTAAATGCTAATGGCATGCTAAAACAAAAAGACATTGAACATGCTCAATTATTTTCAAATATTGATATTGAAAACGGAAGCTTTATTGAAGAACAAACTATTTGGGAGATAGACGATAGGGCATTACAATCCATTGAAGCATTTTCTAAAATCCTTAATAGTTGA
- a CDS encoding conjugal transfer protein TraJ, whose product MTRPRSCHIKVWCTEEEKKNIENNAQLACMSLSMYLRSTGLLEQIRAPMDYHAIKPLVSLHGDLGQVAGLLKLWLVTNGGKGSSPSDITEYDDRVSCFAKINFR is encoded by the coding sequence ATGACACGACCACGTAGTTGTCATATCAAGGTTTGGTGTACGGAAGAAGAGAAGAAAAATATTGAAAATAATGCTCAGCTTGCATGCATGTCTCTATCTATGTATTTACGAAGCACAGGTTTGTTGGAACAGATCAGGGCTCCCATGGATTATCATGCAATTAAACCACTCGTTTCATTACATGGCGATCTAGGACAGGTAGCAGGGCTATTAAAGCTATGGCTGGTCACCAATGGCGGAAAAGGTTCATCCCCAAGCGATATTACAGAATATGATGACAGAGTTTCGTGTTTTGCAAAGATCAATTTTCGATAA
- a CDS encoding McrC family protein, producing the protein MPIFTVREYAFISIAYEGCPESSLEHAYISESAFNHLCKLLGSFKADGTRLFELAGRKKIKLDQYVGIIETPCGVIIEILPKHIEITSIEDKQEIINKERNLLQNMLKVSLHLPYREAGSANLKNFRHPLHEWIITQFLKAFKTLVQKGLRFDYNRVQEDQKFLRGQLRYVKHMRQSPTQKHIFPIEHDIYELNRAENRLIKTALEIVCKKTNDASNWKMAHELQLMTHEIPKSDAIQQDFKKWQSNRLLTLYDNIKPWTELILGKYIPVATQGNWHGMSLLFPMEKLFEYYVAYHLRRELKAWDVKTQFSSQHICKYDGKPIFRLRPDIHIENKETKKKVVLDTKWKLLNQNDIQNRFGLKDSDIQQMFAYSYFYLKHTSEVILIYPFMKEKFDKPLLDFQINIQAGSAKIRVVPFELENPQNIKNFLFI; encoded by the coding sequence ATGCCCATTTTCACAGTACGAGAATATGCTTTTATAAGCATTGCTTACGAGGGATGCCCTGAGTCCAGCTTAGAGCATGCTTATATTTCTGAAAGTGCGTTTAATCATTTATGTAAACTATTAGGATCTTTTAAAGCAGATGGTACGCGATTATTTGAATTGGCTGGACGAAAAAAGATCAAGCTAGATCAATATGTCGGAATTATTGAAACACCATGTGGCGTTATAATCGAAATATTGCCTAAACATATTGAGATAACATCAATTGAAGACAAACAAGAGATTATTAACAAAGAGCGAAACCTCCTTCAGAATATGCTCAAGGTCTCTTTACATTTACCTTATAGAGAAGCAGGAAGTGCAAATTTAAAGAATTTTAGGCACCCGTTGCACGAATGGATTATTACGCAATTTCTAAAAGCTTTTAAAACCTTAGTACAAAAAGGCTTACGTTTTGATTATAACCGCGTGCAAGAGGATCAGAAATTTTTACGCGGACAATTGCGTTATGTAAAACATATGCGACAATCGCCAACACAAAAGCATATATTCCCAATTGAACATGATATCTATGAACTAAATCGCGCAGAAAATCGGCTTATCAAAACTGCCCTAGAAATCGTGTGTAAAAAGACAAACGATGCAAGCAATTGGAAAATGGCGCATGAACTTCAATTAATGACACATGAAATACCAAAAAGTGACGCTATCCAACAAGATTTTAAAAAATGGCAATCAAACCGCTTATTAACACTTTACGATAATATTAAACCATGGACAGAGTTGATACTTGGGAAATATATCCCTGTCGCCACACAAGGTAATTGGCATGGTATGAGCTTATTATTCCCTATGGAAAAGCTATTTGAATATTATGTTGCCTATCACTTGCGCCGTGAACTCAAAGCTTGGGATGTAAAAACACAATTTTCTAGCCAACATATATGCAAATATGACGGCAAGCCAATTTTTCGGTTACGCCCTGATATTCATATTGAAAATAAAGAAACAAAGAAAAAAGTTGTTTTAGATACAAAATGGAAACTTTTAAATCAAAATGATATTCAAAATCGTTTTGGACTGAAAGATAGTGATATTCAGCAAATGTTTGCCTATAGTTATTTTTATTTAAAACATACAAGTGAAGTTATTTTGATTTATCCTTTTATGAAAGAAAAATTTGACAAACCATTACTCGATTTTCAAATTAATATTCAAGCTGGTTCAGCTAAAATAAGAGTTGTCCCTTTTGAACTTGAAAATCCTCAAAATATTAAAAATTTTTTATTTATTTAA
- a CDS encoding helix-turn-helix domain-containing protein, with product MVLICLANFSNEFGECWPSQATIAQETELCVRTVRDWLKKLEERGLISRLRRHRCNGSRTSDMFQLNIADINSVLSMKTETHVASKHEASPSGTKLQASAHSQPSGSLRATYRHVLPSNDKIRKYKKKSGNFSNLLNPKIQIDEPLRLEHKTKRYFAKIFISIFETDRAAAWQTWLQRNQLPNLEHSGIPIQKGESKGYYLLSRWPPSVDSEAYTNCLYLFKLKISRFFTV from the coding sequence ATGGTTCTCATTTGCTTAGCAAATTTTTCAAACGAGTTCGGTGAGTGTTGGCCGTCTCAAGCAACCATAGCACAGGAAACTGAACTCTGTGTAAGGACAGTGCGTGATTGGCTTAAAAAATTAGAAGAACGCGGTTTAATAAGCAGATTAAGGCGCCATAGGTGTAATGGTTCACGTACGTCGGATATGTTTCAATTAAATATTGCCGATATTAACTCAGTTTTATCTATGAAAACAGAGACGCATGTTGCTTCAAAGCATGAGGCATCTCCTTCCGGTACGAAATTACAAGCGTCAGCTCATTCACAGCCTAGCGGCAGCTTACGCGCTACCTACAGGCATGTCTTGCCGAGCAATGATAAAATCAGAAAATATAAAAAGAAAAGCGGCAATTTTTCAAATTTGTTAAATCCAAAAATACAAATTGATGAGCCATTGAGGTTAGAGCATAAAACTAAACGTTATTTTGCAAAAATATTCATTTCAATTTTTGAGACTGATAGAGCTGCGGCTTGGCAAACTTGGCTTCAACGCAATCAACTTCCTAATCTTGAGCATAGTGGTATTCCAATACAAAAGGGAGAAAGCAAAGGTTATTACTTGCTTTCACGCTGGCCTCCATCTGTTGATAGCGAAGCGTATACAAATTGTTTATACTTGTTTAAATTAAAAATTTCAAGATTTTTTACAGTCTGA
- a CDS encoding helix-turn-helix domain-containing protein has product MLEDKLLTITETAKFLNIGVSTFRRMITNGDAPIFSKIGKSIRFSYQRISEWVEQNEVEI; this is encoded by the coding sequence ATGCTTGAAGATAAATTGCTTACCATTACGGAGACTGCAAAATTTTTAAATATTGGTGTCTCTACATTTAGAAGAATGATTACAAATGGGGACGCACCAATTTTTAGCAAAATAGGAAAAAGTATAAGATTTTCTTATCAACGTATAAGTGAATGGGTTGAGCAAAACGAAGTTGAAATTTAA
- a CDS encoding site-specific integrase, whose protein sequence is MNYNKKADMKNITVIQNINGSDTYRVQIRQNGNRYPAKTFNTLKEAKAYRDRCQHESYENTNPVAKPNSTERFRDTIKRFRDDLHSIRRKEHSVISDMSRLNSFLKREKWFCSLITSNITDMDINKFISSRKKAVTFDTVLRELTLLKGVFRYSMRRLRIKDNPFNSEFIDRPAPSEPRDRILSSEEREKLIAACKKSKSKWLTYVVNFLLETGIRRGELTSLNFSDVKVNADNTVQVLIRDVKNSRKPNQVINKVIPLSSVAVKIINDLKASAIDDRIFPITGDAITRMFARATKQADIPNYRIHDLRHERITSLANANTPPHVIQKITGHRDVRSVNRYINPSVAIANEYLKQADAYSFRID, encoded by the coding sequence ATGAATTATAATAAAAAAGCTGATATGAAGAATATTACTGTTATTCAAAATATAAATGGATCTGATACATATAGGGTACAAATTAGACAAAACGGCAACCGCTATCCTGCTAAGACATTTAATACATTAAAGGAAGCCAAGGCTTACAGAGATAGATGTCAACATGAATCTTATGAAAATACAAATCCTGTTGCCAAACCAAATTCCACTGAACGATTTCGTGATACAATTAAACGCTTTAGAGACGACCTACATTCTATTAGAAGAAAAGAACATTCTGTTATTTCTGATATGAGTAGGTTAAATAGCTTTTTAAAACGTGAAAAGTGGTTCTGTAGCCTCATTACATCCAATATAACCGATATGGATATTAATAAGTTTATATCCTCTCGAAAGAAAGCCGTTACCTTCGATACTGTTTTGCGTGAGCTTACCTTGCTTAAAGGTGTATTTAGATATTCAATGCGCCGTCTGCGTATAAAAGATAATCCCTTCAATAGTGAATTTATTGATCGTCCAGCACCATCTGAGCCAAGGGATAGAATTTTATCTTCTGAGGAAAGAGAAAAGCTAATCGCAGCCTGCAAAAAATCAAAATCAAAGTGGTTAACTTATGTGGTGAACTTCCTGCTTGAGACAGGAATACGCAGAGGTGAATTAACAAGCCTTAATTTTAGCGATGTAAAGGTAAACGCTGATAATACCGTTCAAGTTCTTATACGTGATGTTAAAAACTCTAGAAAACCCAATCAGGTTATAAATAAAGTTATTCCATTAAGCTCGGTTGCAGTTAAAATAATTAATGATTTAAAAGCATCAGCAATAGACGATAGAATTTTTCCAATAACTGGCGATGCAATAACACGCATGTTTGCTCGTGCTACAAAACAAGCTGACATCCCTAATTATAGGATTCATGATTTAAGGCATGAAAGAATTACATCTCTTGCGAATGCCAATACGCCTCCACATGTAATTCAAAAAATTACGGGACATCGTGATGTACGATCTGTTAATCGTTATATTAATCCTAGCGTGGCTATCGCCAATGAATATCTTAAGCAAGCGGATGCATATTCATTCCGTATCGATTAG